From the Porites lutea chromosome 5, jaPorLute2.1, whole genome shotgun sequence genome, the window ATGCGTATTCGCAATTTGGGAAAAGTTGTGAAATATGATACACGCAAAATATAAAAATCCCTAAAAATTCCCATAATCgcaaaattataattattcgTGAAACATGGCTCAtgattttttcacaaaatttaatACTCGCCAAAGAAGTGAGAATAAGGCAATTAATTCATTATGGAACAAGCCTCAACTCTATTCTTGTTCCATAAGGACACAAACAATAACTTGACCAATAATATCCAGCCATTTTGATGTCACTCTTTGTCAACAATACATAATATATTGGCCTCGTGCTTGATTAATAGCACAATTCATATGACCAGTCAGGGTAGAGAGAAGACTCTATACACACACTTACTTTCCAGGTAGAAGCTCACAAACCATTTCTTCAAAACCAATAATGACCTGGCCTTCAAGAATTTTCTTTCCTCGTACTAAGTTTGCTATCCTGTGCTGGGCTCCCTTAACTCCGGCAGAGAATCCCACTGGTAAGGGAGCAATGCCCGACACAGATGAATGTGGCTGTATCACAACATGCTCAAACACCTGTAGGAAACCGTCCTTAATGGCTTCAACTGCCTCAGAATCATCAGTTGTAACAGCTATGTTTATAGATTGGTCCCTTCCACCTGTTAAAAACAAAGCATTGAATTTACTAAGATTAAAGTTTTCCATGGATACATGATCACTTTGCAGTCTTATTGTGTCCATAACTAAAAATATAATTCTGAGGACCAGAAGCACAATACTGTATGACTCGTAGGGTGGATTCAATAATTATTGCAGTAAAGGCGAACAGCTGTTACATTTGCCCGATggacctttttttgttttaaggcCTACAAACAGTACAAAACCCATACGGAAAAACGAGTTGTCTCACAGTGTGCAGATTAGAAATCCTTATACAAATGTTTTAAAGACTGCCAAAACTGTCAGTTTGAACTGTGCAATGTTTGGGAAGGGGTATGTGGCAGAGACGGCCAGGATTTTTGGCATGCACTTCTGTGAGCACAGAGATGACATACATATACACACATttagggcgcgatccattcaaccaaagtttccggaaatttcggtccaaaactcaatggatcggttcggtccaaccggaaaagtttcgaaaaaacaggtccaccttttgaggtggtcctcttttcccggtcggaccggtctgaatgttggttgaatggatcgcgcccttaaACTCCTCAGCCATTCGAGAACACCCCAACACCACTGTCCACAAATCAAGTAACTATCAACGATGCCAAGATTCTGGCAAGGAAAGTGAAACTGGTTCCAAGAAAGACCAGCAAGACCCTTCAGATATGCCACAAGTACCTGGCCCTCAACAACAGCCAAAGCTACGAGGTCATGCCAGGGTTGCTCAGTCCCTATAACAAGAGCACCATGATCACGTGACTCAAGTTACCTTTGTCTAAGGGATACCATCAAaacatagttttaaaaattactggTGAAAACAACCAAATCCTTACGTAAATAATCCTGCATTTCTGGGTCGAGTGTTGTGATTACACTTTCAACAGAAGTCtaagacagaaaacaaaaaaacacaatcaTCAAAATGTATTCAGCATAatacacaactgtaaaattttTGAATTAGCAAACATATGTTTATAAGCTTAAATAAGATTTAATATCGAAATAAACTGATAagttaagcttatgttttgTTTCTAGAATATTTTGAACAAACTTACCTTGGTCTTCTCAACGATATTTCGGCCCAGATTTTGCGTTGTCTGTAATCCAGCTGAAACAGCACTAGACATCCAGCTCCACATACTACCGATTTGATCATCCTCGCTCGTTTCACCCGAATTTTGTCGTTGCCACGTCGATAAAGAAGAAGATGAACCCAAATTTGTCTCGTACGGGCTTTTCACAGCTGGGTTTTTTGGAGCATTAGATGAAGGGAGATCAGCCCTAATTTGCTGTTGAACAGGGCTTGTTACTCGACTTACAGGCTGAGAATTTACCGAAGATCCAGCTGATAAACTCGATGTGTTATCGGCCAGGGAAACAGGGGATGTTATCGTAGAAGTGGTCATTGTGCTTGGTGATGTAGAGTCAATTTTAACATATCCTTCTTCCTCTAAGGCGCTTTCTACCTCTTTGGTAATGTCCATACTAAAGAAAGAAACTTCTGAAGTCTTGAAAACCTCTCTTGGTTATTGTATAGgggcaaaattaaaattcatagATAATTTTACAAAACACAAAATCAAGTACAAACAGATTCCATTCACTTATGACTGAACTCCATGGTAGAGCCTCGCTTCAGTGGAACGGAGCGGAGGAATGGAGACTATCTTCTTGAAAGTCCGGCGGTTGTCCCGTGGTGGTGTTGCGGTAGTGCAGGGTGGTGTGGTTCCGCGGTGAGGCAAAAGAACAAAAGAGTCTCTGGCCGTTAAAATTCTCCTCTTAAAAGTTGGACCTTGTTGGGGAAGGACGGTTTTGTtcgcatttttcattttccctttccCCGTGCTCGTTCCCCGCTCCCCGTTCCTCATTTTACGATAAACAACCCTTGCTGATCGCTGCATTTACACGTGCAATAGTGAGAGCCAATCGGGATACGCTTTTCTAATCACGAGGATGCTTTGCGGcgctaaatttaaatttaatattcaGTGATGATTTCACAGCACGTGAAAGAAGTCGGGTTGCGAACAGTTCGGTGGACTTTACGATAACATTTCTCTTCGCAACTCAGTTATTTTGACTTCTCTCTTTACCTTGCACCCCAAAATCTGACTGTGAAAACAACTTTTGGATTTTAATCAATTAAAGTTGATGCAATAACAAGCCAGAAGGTAGGTAGAGGTTGTTTGCGGTTCAGTTATGTTGCAATTTGAAGTTACGGCTGACAAATTCCAAGTAAAATAGCTTATAGTTTGACGTTTTTAATTGCTATGTTTGATAATATTGTCAATAATGCAGATAACTGTTATCGTTGCAGAAAGTACTACTGGAAATACACCATGCAATTCAACTCAAAGCCGAGATAAAGCGGACCATGGAGATGGTTTCCAAAAGCCTACACGTGACAGCGGCATGGGTAGAAGAAAAAGTCAACCTCCAAAAGGTAAGAGATgcttagtattttttttttcaaatgagtAACAGAAACTGTGCAaacttaaggttttttttttattttgttgctaCAGTGAAACCCGGTTTTACGACCACCTCGATAATATATAGTACGGTCAACTAGTTATTACGGCCGCTTTTTTTTGTCGCGTGGCGGaacggccatacattttcttgtaaaaaaaaaaaaaccctccttAATATGGTCACTCGTTAATACCGCGGAATTTTTTGGctcattggtgaccgtattaagggggttctactgtattttatATTAATCTCGTAAGGTAAGATAAAACAGTGGATGAATGTCTAAGCAACCATTCAGTACCTTTGCTTAATTATCTTTAATTTCAGCATAACTTTCCAAAAGTAGTCTTAATGTTAACAACTTGAGAAATGAGTTGATTAAGACTCGAACGAAATTGTACTCTGTGTGCACGTGGCAATCGT encodes:
- the LOC140936762 gene encoding protein PRRC1-like, producing MDITKEVESALEEEGYVKIDSTSPSTMTTSTITSPVSLADNTSSLSAGSSVNSQPVSRVTSPVQQQIRADLPSSNAPKNPAVKSPYETNLGSSSSLSTWQRQNSGETSEDDQIGSMWSWMSSAVSAGLQTTQNLGRNIVEKTKTSVESVITTLDPEMQDYLRGRDQSINIAVTTDDSEAVEAIKDGFLQVFEHVVIQPHSSVSGIAPLPVGFSAGVKGAQHRIANLVRGKKILEGQVIIGFEEMVCELLPGKWFGLTCLALSDPTSKLEFETFSQSVHIPKLYITKAEESTPSNYNLRWSGLSYTLGEVIIGSGQAHGDWQSKLSGSSKRQILTLAARTLAGQFRDRLKACADSLMENAVVM